The genomic window TGTGGGTAATCCGGTCGCCCTCGAAGAACATGTGCTCGGTGCGGCACAGTCCGATGCCTTCGGCACCAAAATCGCGAGCTCGCTTGCTGTCGGCGGGCGAGTCGGCGTTGGTGCGAACTTTGAGGCGTCGGTACTGGTCGGCCCAGCCCATCAGCTTGGCAAAGTCACCCGAGAGCGTCGGCTCTTGGGTTTCAACTTCGCCGGCCATTACTTCGCCCGTGGTGCCGTCCAAACTGAGCACGTCTTTGGCGCCAAAGGTGCGGCCGTTGACGGTGATCTTCTTGGTCTTCTCGTTGATCTTGACGTCACCGGCTCCGGCCACGCAGCACTTGCCCCAGCCGCGAGCGACCACGGCGGCGTGACTGGTCATACCACCGGTGCTGGTCAGAATTCCGACCGCGGCGTGCATGCCGTCGACGTCTTCAGGGCTGGTCTCTTTACGGACCAAGATCACCTTTTCGCCTTCAGCGGCGCGAGCCTTGGCATCGGCGGCGGTGAAGGACAACTTGCCCACGGCGGCGCCAGGCGAGGCGGGCAAGCCGCGAGCCAACACGTCGGCCGCATTGCGAGCGGTGGTCTTGAAGCTGGGCAGCAGTAACTGCGTGAGGTCGTTGGCCGGGACACGCAGGACGGCTTCCTTTTGCGTGATCAGTTTTTCCTTGACCATGTCGCAAGCGATCTTGACCGCTGCCACTCCGGTGCGTTTACCGGTACGCGTTTGCAGCATGAACAGAGTTCCCTTTTCGATGGTGAACTCGATGTCCTGCATTTCTTTGTAGTGCGATTCCAGCGTCTGCTTGATTTCCAGCAGTTGCTTGTGAACGGCCTTGTTCCACTTGGGCATCTCGGCCACCGGTTGCGGCGTGCGGATACCCGCCACGACGTCTTCACCCTGAGCGTTGATCAGGAATTCGCCGAAGAATTTGTTTTCCCCGGTGTTGGGGTTGCGGGTGAAGGCGACGCCCGTTCCCGAGTCTTCGCCCATGTTGCCATAGACCATCGACTGCACGTTGACGGCCGTACCCAGCAGGCCGCGGATGTTTTCGATCTGGCGGTAGCTGACGGCTCGCGGCGTGTTCCAAGATCCGAACACGGCCTCGATGGCCAACTGCAGTTGCTTGTAGGGGTCCTGCGGGAAGGGTTCGCCGGCGTGCTTTTCAAACACCTTCTTGTAGGCGTCGCACAGCTCTTTCAAACCTTCCGCGGGAACGTCGGTGTCTTCGCTGACTTTGTACTTCTTCTTGATCTTGTCAAAGGCAGCTTCGAAGGTGTGATGTTCCATGCCCATCACAACGTCGCCGAACATGTTGATCAAGCGGCGGTAGGCGTCGTAAGCGAAGCGGGGGTTGTTGGTGGCTTTGGCCAGACCCTCAGTGGCTTCGTCGTTCAAGCCCAGGTTGAGGATCGTGTTCATCATCCCGGGCATACTGACGGCCGCACCGGAACGCACCGAAACCAGCAGCGGGTTGGCGTCGTCGCCGAACTTCTTCTTCAGCTCTTTTTCCATCACCGAGACGGCTTTGCGGATTTCATCCATCAGGCCGGCGGGCAGTTTCTGCTTGTTCTTATAGTAGCCGTCGCAGACCTCGGTGGTGATCGTAAAGCCGGGAGGAACCGGCAGTCCGATGGCGGTCATTTCTGCCAGATTCAGTCCCTTGCCTCCGAGCAGCGCCTTGGATTTGCCGCGACCTTCGGTTTTGGTTTTACCGAAGTAGTAAACCATCTTCTTCGATGGAGACGCTTTCTTAGCCATGTTGTCCTCAAGTTATGGGAAGTTGTACCGCCGACAAGGGAGAGATCGTAGCCAAAAGGTACCGGCAGTTTGGCACGAATGTAGAAAGCGACACCCAAAACGTCAATGATGCGCAAGCCCGCAGGCGATGGATTAGGCAGGATTTCACGGCCCTAGGACGTTTTGTAGGGCAGCAGGACGCGAGAAGCGAGGTGGGCAGGCGGCGGCTGAGGCGAATCAGAAATCAGAAATCAGAAATCTGAAATCTGAAATCTGAAATCTGAAATCTGAAATCTGAAATCTCAAATCTCAAATCTCAAATCTCAAATCTCAAATCTCCGTGTCTCAGCGTCGGTTCACAAAAAAAGACTCGCCCCTGAGCAAGGGCGAGTCTTTGCTGATGTTCAGTAGGGCCGACAGGAATCGAACCTGCACTCCCGAGGGAACTAGATCCTAAATCTAGCGCGTCTGCCAGTTCCGCCACGGCCCCGTGATCGCGATCGCGAAATCGCTATCGCGTGATTGTGAGCCGGTTAGCGGGTGGCGGCTTGCTCTTCGGCGCTGACCGTGGGCACGACCCAGACCTTCAGTTCCGCATCGACTTCGGCGTGCAGGTGGATCTTGACGGTGTACAGTCCCAGCTCTTTCAGTGGGCCTTGCAGGCGGATCTGATCCTGCGGCACGGAGATGCCAACGGCTTTGAGACCTTCGGCGATGTCGTGGGCACCGACGCTGCCGTACAGCAGGCCTTCGTCGTTGGCGTTGGCTTCGATGGTGATCGACTGGCGGCTGATTTCGGCAGCTCGCGAGCGGTATTCGACCAGTTTTTCGAGTTCCAGCTGACGCAGTTTTTCACGGTGCTTTTCCACCATGCGTTTGTGGTGTTCGGTGGCCACCGTCGCCATGCCTTGGGGCAACAGGTAGTTGTTGGCGTAGCCAGGTTTGACTTCGACGATATCGCCCTGCTTGCCAAGGTGTTCGATGTTGTGGATCAGGAGCAAGCGGATTCCGCCGTTTTCGCCCTTGGGCAGGGGTTTGAAGGCGTTGTTGTGACGGTTTTTGGTTTTGGGCATGGTTCCGAACCTCGGGGTCGGCCGGGGGCCGAGATAGCTTGTGAAGGAGATGTGTATGGGGGAATTAAAATGGGATGTCGGGGTCGTTGTACCCCTGGCCACCGCCGGTCGGTTGAGCTTCGCGATTTCCCGGAGGCGAATCATAGCCGCCGCTGGTGCCGCCGCTGTAGCCGCCACTGGAGGATTTGCCGCTGGAGGGTCCGCCGCTGGAGGGTCCGCCGCTTTCGTTGCGTCCGCCTAGCATTTGCATACGGTCGCAGACGACGCGAAGCTTGGATTTTTTCTGGCCATCCGCTTCCCAGGTATCCAGTTTCAGTCGACCTTCGACCAGGATCGGCGAGCCCTTGCCGAGGTATTCGCTGGCGACTTCCGCCGTGCGGCCCCACAGGGTCACGTCCACGAAGGTCACTTCATCTACCCATTCGCCGGACGCCGTTTTACGCCGATCGTTGACAGCGATACCAGCATCGGTAACCGCGGTCCCGCCAGGGGTGTGTCGCAGTTCGATATCGCGTGTCAGGTTGCCGACCAGGATGACGCGGTTATAGCTGGCCATGACGGATCGTCCTCGGGAACGGGGAAAGGCAAACGGTTGGAGCCTAGCCGCGTTTGCGGGCCAGGATCACAAGGTGGGCGTTGGTTTCTACTCAGCGGCGGAAGCGGCCGGTTCAGTCGATTCGCTCGAGGCTGCATCGCCTTCGGCAGCGGCATCGCCATCTTCGGTTTCATCACCAGCGCGGTATTCGCCGCGAGCGTTGGCCAGCATCGGTTCGACCAATCGCGGATCGATCCGTAGGGTCATTTCGCGAATGATACCTTCGTGCAGGGTGAATGCGCGATCCAGTTCGGTCAGACGACTGCCTTCGGCTTCGAAGTACAGCAACCAGTAGGTGCCCTTTTGGTGGCCGTCCATGGGATAAGCCAGGCGTTGCTCCATCCACAGGCGGCTAGCCAAGACGGTGCCGTCGATGGCTTCTACCAAGCCGTTCAGGGCCGCTGCCACGCCACCGGGGTCACGGGCGTATTTGTTGCTGTCCAGGATCAACAGCGTTTCGTAAACGTTCTTTGCCACGGCGGCCTGTGCCTCCATCGGGAATGTAAAAATGAGTACTGTGAGTGTATTGCTCGGTCGAGTCTGCTTGGTTTGGCGTCGGGACGCCGCTGGGGTGCCGGTTAGTTGGAGTTTGCACTCGCGTTGTAGCGATTCATGCAAAACTCGGTCCCGTGTTGCACCCAGTCCGCGGCCGCCAGGGCCGCTTGCTGGATCGCGTCTTCGATCGTGGGTAGTTCGCTGGGCTTGAATTTGCCGAGGACATAGTCCGGAACGGCCCAGCCGGGCGGGGCCGGGTCGATGCCGATTCGCAGCCTGGGGAACTGGTCGGTTCCCAGGTGGCGGATGATATCCGCCAGTCCTTTCTGTCCTCCTGCCGAGCCCTTCGCACGGATGCGAAGTCGTCCCAGCGACAGATTCAAGTCATCACAAACGACCAGGATGTCGGTCGCGTTCAGTTTATAAAAATCAACGGCCTTGCGTACGCTTTGGCCACTGGCATTCATGTAGGTCATGGGGCACAGCAGGCCGACTTTGGTGCCGTCGACCGAGCCCTCGACCAGTTCGCCCTCGAACCGCGTGCGGGGCGTGTCGCCACCGACCATGTTTGTCAGTTGCTGTGCGACCGCAAAGCCGACGTTGTGTCGGGTTTGCTGGTAGCGACGGCCGGGGTTGCCCAGCCCAATCACTAATTTCATCGTGCTTTCCAGTCTTCGCTAGCCAGCGACCGAAGACTATTCGGCAGCGGAGTCCTCTCCGTCTTCCTTCTTGCCGATCAGTTCCGGTTCGCTGTCGCCCTCTCCGCCTTCGGTTTCCACCTGCTCGCGGGGCACTTCGACGTGAGCGATCACGGTTTCCGGATCGGTAACCAGTTCCGCATCGTCCGGCAATTCCAGGGCCGAAGCCACGGCGTGCTGGTCGATTTGCAGGTCGGAGACGTTCAGGCCCACGAATTCGGGAATGCTGCCGGCCGGGCAGCGGATTTCCACTTCGTGAACGTTTTCGATCAGGACTCCGCCTTCGCGGGTTCCCGGTGCCTCGCCGTGAACTCGCACCGAGACGGCGACTTCCACCTGTTCTTTAAGGTTAACCCTCAGCAGGTCCAGGTGCAGAATTTCCATGCCCAAGGCGTCCCATTGGACGTCATTGACCATGGCCGTATCGGCCACCGAGCCCTGCAGTTCGACCGCGCGGCCGTGGTGGCGGATCAACGCATCCACTTCGCTGCGGGCAATCGAGAGATGTTCGTTGGGTTGACCGTGACCGTACAAAACGGCCGGAACCCGGCCATTACGGCGGACTCGCGCGGTCGCAGACGAACCCATTTGTTCGCGTTTTTCGACGTGTAGAACCTCAGCCATCGTCTGTTAATTTCCTTCGACTGTCCAAATTCCAAGCATGGTCGCCAACACGCGGCACGGTCGCCGCACCGTGGGTGCAGCCCGAAAACGCCTCGCTGGCGGTGGGGTGTATTGAGTTTATTTCGCTATGGAAAACGGGCTAGTATGCCAGTATTCGACGCCCTTGCAAGCCCAACCACGCCGTCTGATGCGAAACGGCCTGATTCTGCGGGCGGATCTAGTGTAATAATGGCCATTCACAGTCGCTTTGACTTCGATTTATTTGGTTTTATTAGGTAACGATTGGATGGCCGGATCCTCCTCACCCCTGTCTCTGGACGCCTTGCTGCAGCCCATTCGCGACAATGCTAGCGATTTTTCCGATGATACGGCCGCCGCCGTCGACATCGCGCAGCGGTTGCTCCACCGCTCGCGACAATTATTAACGCCCGAAGAGCGGGCACAGCAGGCCGAGCTGGATCGGATGATCACCCATGTGGAGGACAAAGCGACCTTGGTGGCGATGACCGATCAGGCCTTCCGCACCCGCACACCGGCTCGCGTTGCCGATCAGTTGACGCATATTTTGGACCTCCAGGGGGTGCCACGGTTTTTCAGCCCGCTCGACCGCACCTTGCTCCGCGGCTTTCAATCCTTTGGCAGTTATCTGCCGGGCGTTTCGATCCCGCTGGTCAAAGAAAAAATGCGGCGGGAAACGGCCAACGTGATTTTGCCGGCCGAACAGGAGATGCTGGTCGAACACCTGAAAATGCGACATGCCGAAGGCGTCCGCATGAATGTCAACTTTTTGGGTGAAGCCCTGCTGGGGGAACAGGAGGCCCGGCGGCGTTTAAAGGTCTACCTGGACGCCCTGGCGGACCCGGACATCGAGTGCATCTCGGTAAAAATTTCCACGATCTATTCGCAGCTCTCGCCGCTCGCCCGGCGGCATTCGGTCGATGTGGTCGCCGACCGTATGGAACTGCTGTACCGGACGGCCGCCCGCCATCGGTACCGTCGCCCCGATGGCACGCTGACTTCCAAATTTGTTTATCTGGATATGGAGGAATATCGCGACCTGCAGTTGACGGCCAGTGTCCTCCGGTCGGCCTTGGATCGACCGGACTTGGATGACGTCCGCGCCGGCATCGCCCTGCAGGCCTACGTACCCGATTCCTACGAAGTGCTCGAGGAGTTGTTGGAGTGGGCCCGCCACCGCGTCGCCGCCGGAGCTCAACCGCTGACCGTCCGCGTCGTCAAAGGGGCGAACATGGAGATGGAGCGGGTGGAAGCGTCGCTGGGCGGATGGCCCCAGGCACCTTACACCAACAAACGCGACACCGACGCCAACTACAAACGCATGCTGCGGTTGCTGATGAAGCCCGAAAACTCCGCCGCCGTGAATCTGGGCGTGGCGTCTCACAACCTGTTTGATATCTCCTTGGCATTGCTGTGGGCCGACCGCGCGGGCGTGCTGTCGAACGTGCAATTCGAAATGCTCGAAGGCATGGCCAACCACCAACGGCGGGCTCTGTTCGAAGCGGCTGGCGAGATGTTGCTATACGCACCTGCTTGCCGCAAAGAAGATTTTATCAACGCCATCGGATACTTGATTCGTCGCTTGGACGAAAACACCGGCCAGGAAAACTTTTTGCGTCACACTTTCCGGTTACAGTCCGATACACCGGAGTGGGAACAGTTGGCCGACGGATTCCGGGAATCGATGCAGTGTATCGATTCGGTATCGGTGTCACCGCGGCGAACGCAGGACCGCAACCAACCGCCCGCGCAGCCCGACGTTGGCGATGATTGGAAAACGTTTTTAAACGAACCCGATACGGATTGGTGCCTGCCGCACAACGGCGATTGGGCGCAGCAAACGCTCGACCGTTGGCAGGCGAAGTCCGGCGAGCAGGCCACCGAAGTCCCGCTGATGATCGGGGATGGGACGGTCGACGGCGGAGGACGCAATCAGCGCGAGTCCTGCGATCCCTCGCGGCCGGGCGTGGTCGTTTGCCGGTACCTGGAAGCTCAAGCGGAAGACATCGCAGCAGCGGTACAGATCGCCGCGGATGATCCCAGCGGTTGGCGAAGCACCTCGCCGCAGCACCGCCGCGAGTTGCTCCGCGCCGCGGCGCAGATCATGCGACAACGCCGCGGCGACTTGATCGGCGCGGCCGTGGCCGACGGTGGCAAGACGGTCATGGAAGCCGATCCCGAAGTCAGTGAAGCGATCGACTTTACCGAGTTCTATCCGTTGACCGCGGCGCGTTTTCAAACGGACTCCGAGGCGT from Roseimaritima ulvae includes these protein-coding regions:
- the pth gene encoding aminoacyl-tRNA hydrolase, whose amino-acid sequence is MKLVIGLGNPGRRYQQTRHNVGFAVAQQLTNMVGGDTPRTRFEGELVEGSVDGTKVGLLCPMTYMNASGQSVRKAVDFYKLNATDILVVCDDLNLSLGRLRIRAKGSAGGQKGLADIIRHLGTDQFPRLRIGIDPAPPGWAVPDYVLGKFKPSELPTIEDAIQQAALAAADWVQHGTEFCMNRYNASANSN
- the ppdK gene encoding pyruvate, phosphate dikinase, giving the protein MAKKASPSKKMVYYFGKTKTEGRGKSKALLGGKGLNLAEMTAIGLPVPPGFTITTEVCDGYYKNKQKLPAGLMDEIRKAVSVMEKELKKKFGDDANPLLVSVRSGAAVSMPGMMNTILNLGLNDEATEGLAKATNNPRFAYDAYRRLINMFGDVVMGMEHHTFEAAFDKIKKKYKVSEDTDVPAEGLKELCDAYKKVFEKHAGEPFPQDPYKQLQLAIEAVFGSWNTPRAVSYRQIENIRGLLGTAVNVQSMVYGNMGEDSGTGVAFTRNPNTGENKFFGEFLINAQGEDVVAGIRTPQPVAEMPKWNKAVHKQLLEIKQTLESHYKEMQDIEFTIEKGTLFMLQTRTGKRTGVAAVKIACDMVKEKLITQKEAVLRVPANDLTQLLLPSFKTTARNAADVLARGLPASPGAAVGKLSFTAADAKARAAEGEKVILVRKETSPEDVDGMHAAVGILTSTGGMTSHAAVVARGWGKCCVAGAGDVKINEKTKKITVNGRTFGAKDVLSLDGTTGEVMAGEVETQEPTLSGDFAKLMGWADQYRRLKVRTNADSPADSKRARDFGAEGIGLCRTEHMFFEGDRITHMRAMILAETEKDRRAALKKLLPFQRKDFEGIFKAMNGLPVTVRLLDPPLHEFLPHEDKAQKEMAQELGVKPSEVKQRTESLHESNPMLGHRGCRLSVTYPEILEMQVRAIVEAAIRCANKNIDAQPEIMIPLVGTAAELRVLRERVEAVIEEVVAQKKFEGKLNILIGTMIEIPRAALTADEVAEYADFFSFGTNDLTQMTFGYSRDDVNTFLPDYLDNDLLNVDPFQSLDTTGVGQLVEMGVTKGRSVKKKLKVGICGEHGGDPSSIDFCNQVGLDYVSCSPFRVPIARLAAAQAALNAEK
- the rpsF gene encoding 30S ribosomal protein S6, giving the protein MAKNVYETLLILDSNKYARDPGGVAAALNGLVEAIDGTVLASRLWMEQRLAYPMDGHQKGTYWLLYFEAEGSRLTELDRAFTLHEGIIREMTLRIDPRLVEPMLANARGEYRAGDETEDGDAAAEGDAASSESTEPAASAAE
- a CDS encoding 50S ribosomal protein L25, with translation MAEVLHVEKREQMGSSATARVRRNGRVPAVLYGHGQPNEHLSIARSEVDALIRHHGRAVELQGSVADTAMVNDVQWDALGMEILHLDLLRVNLKEQVEVAVSVRVHGEAPGTREGGVLIENVHEVEIRCPAGSIPEFVGLNVSDLQIDQHAVASALELPDDAELVTDPETVIAHVEVPREQVETEGGEGDSEPELIGKKEDGEDSAAE
- the rplI gene encoding 50S ribosomal protein L9 — translated: MPKTKNRHNNAFKPLPKGENGGIRLLLIHNIEHLGKQGDIVEVKPGYANNYLLPQGMATVATEHHKRMVEKHREKLRQLELEKLVEYRSRAAEISRQSITIEANANDEGLLYGSVGAHDIAEGLKAVGISVPQDQIRLQGPLKELGLYTVKIHLHAEVDAELKVWVVPTVSAEEQAATR
- a CDS encoding bifunctional proline dehydrogenase/L-glutamate gamma-semialdehyde dehydrogenase, with product MAGSSSPLSLDALLQPIRDNASDFSDDTAAAVDIAQRLLHRSRQLLTPEERAQQAELDRMITHVEDKATLVAMTDQAFRTRTPARVADQLTHILDLQGVPRFFSPLDRTLLRGFQSFGSYLPGVSIPLVKEKMRRETANVILPAEQEMLVEHLKMRHAEGVRMNVNFLGEALLGEQEARRRLKVYLDALADPDIECISVKISTIYSQLSPLARRHSVDVVADRMELLYRTAARHRYRRPDGTLTSKFVYLDMEEYRDLQLTASVLRSALDRPDLDDVRAGIALQAYVPDSYEVLEELLEWARHRVAAGAQPLTVRVVKGANMEMERVEASLGGWPQAPYTNKRDTDANYKRMLRLLMKPENSAAVNLGVASHNLFDISLALLWADRAGVLSNVQFEMLEGMANHQRRALFEAAGEMLLYAPACRKEDFINAIGYLIRRLDENTGQENFLRHTFRLQSDTPEWEQLADGFRESMQCIDSVSVSPRRTQDRNQPPAQPDVGDDWKTFLNEPDTDWCLPHNGDWAQQTLDRWQAKSGEQATEVPLMIGDGTVDGGGRNQRESCDPSRPGVVVCRYLEAQAEDIAAAVQIAADDPSGWRSTSPQHRRELLRAAAQIMRQRRGDLIGAAVADGGKTVMEADPEVSEAIDFTEFYPLTAARFQTDSEASASKELSRPRGVVAVISPWNFPIAIPCGGVVAALAAGNTVLLKPASDTVLPAYVMCQCLWDAGIPRNVLQFLPCRGSDAGNHLVSDPRVDCVILTGGTATAKSMLRTRPDLDLMAETGGKNATIVTALSDRELAIKHVLHSAFSNGGQKCSATSLLLLEQEVYEDPQFRDMLVDAVQSLRVGSAWDLSNKIGPLIRPPGDELARGMKELEPGESWLVLPEHVGDNPNLYRPGVKWNVRPGSFTHRTELFGPVLGVMSYRTLDEAVGIVNATGYGLTSGLESLDDREQELWRDTIRAGNLYINRPTTGAIVLRQPFGGMGASAFGAGLKAGGPNYVAGLMTHPRTLAVTETPPQSPPTLRSQVLASLLESVQRLVTEGMLDPKDLTTIAAVVDSIDHAVEEEFSRCCDTLQLLGQDNFRRYLPVAHLRIRLQPQDRPADVLLAAAAAASVCCRAVFSHPPEGCPKSVACLRAVMEDWGGRVELLEESDEQLAAAINEGAVDRLRILSEDYTVEDVLTACAEQFVSAIRRPVSSDGRVEALWYLREQSISHDYHRYGNLGNRTEDGRMLPG
- the ssb gene encoding single-stranded DNA-binding protein; the encoded protein is MASYNRVILVGNLTRDIELRHTPGGTAVTDAGIAVNDRRKTASGEWVDEVTFVDVTLWGRTAEVASEYLGKGSPILVEGRLKLDTWEADGQKKSKLRVVCDRMQMLGGRNESGGPSSGGPSSGKSSSGGYSGGTSGGYDSPPGNREAQPTGGGQGYNDPDIPF